The region TTAACGTGTGTCAGCGTTTATATCGTGTTAGTGTTACCTGTTTCAGTGGTGATGGAGGAGAGTCCGTACGGGTCGGTGGAGCCGATCTACGGCGGCAGCGGGGCGGgcacgccgcgccgcccgcgcccctccgtgccgccgcccgcgcctccCGCCGAGCCCTCGCCCGTCACTCACAACCACACTCCAACAAGGTTACTAAAGCCTATTAACAATAAAGCGGGCGAAAGAAAAAGGAACATATCTTCGTGAGATTACAAGACATCACTCTAGATGTGACAACACGTACAGATGTAGATCTTTGGTGGTTGGTTTTCCATCGTTTTCGCGGAAAAGGTTGTACgagtatttatcgtgctctctcaattagcttcagtacccATCGTACAGCCGTTTTGAAATTTGACAATAAATAATGGAGTTTAATATTAATGGGTTTAAAAATGTCACTCAtcatacaataattgattgacaattCGGGTGCCTTCGTATTCCGATTCAGATCAGACTTCCTGATAGAGATACATTATCCATATCTGAATCTCCGTTTGTAGTTTGTTTATaacagtaaatactaaaaatgcaTACGTGTTGTCAcatctatacctagtgccatccacgaagacgcgttattttgtcaaaattagacactaatgacattgtaatatgAACGGGTCATCGAGAATGACTACCTATTCGATTCatataccagggtggaaccttttaataaataaataattaatttcactatgatttccttgacaaaaaaGAATGGGATGTCAAACATGACATAGTAGTAGTTACATAGGTTACCTCCTGGTGCATGATTCAGTTTTTTCGACAGTACAATAAGTCGTCTCCCAAATCAACATAATGCAAGCCTTTCGGTCTGCGCTGTCCGTTGGAACCATCAGGTTAtactgtataaaataaaataaggggTAATCTGTagaactgctgaaccgattccCCTTTATGCGATTATTCTATACTTCCACTCTCCATATTGACTCGTTATTGTCTGGTTGTCCTCAACTAACGTATGTGTTGTGTAGGTCgacgctgccgccgccgccgccgccgcccgagGCCGCGTCCCCGCCCATGATGAACGGCGCGTCGCCGCCGCACCGCACCGCGCTCGACGCGCATCTGGATCACATGCACGCTGTTATCGGTACTTAACCTGATGCACCACAATATAGAATTTTATGAATTAGCAAACCAACTTCagcactttgttgtccgtctgtatgtCCGTGTGTCAAGATCATTTCTCTCAGGAACACGTTGATAGATGTTTCAAGCTGAAAGTAATGCTCAGGTTTGCTATACCTTGAAGTAGTGATTAAGTCAacgtaatcaaaagatacagatTCATAGATATAGTTCGTTTTCTATAATTCgtgttttatattaataaataaatgcaattaagtaatttataaataataagttttgtaGAAATagcaatgcataaaaaataaaaattagtaatTGAAcatgtacttgcactgtcattgTTTAATCTCCTTTGAATCGAAGTTAAAAAAGCAGTGTGTATAACtcgttcataaaaaaaaacaattttacccCCGACCTACCAACGCTCAACTACCTGAACTATCAACGCTCGCCTGCGGCTCGGGTGGATATAAAATCTAGGCTAAAATAGCGTGTTTTATGCGCTAGTTGTTCTGCTATTAACGATCCGGCACATCACTGAGCGATAATGTCTGGATGGCAGGCATGATGTCTTCCGAGGAGCCGGAGGCGCTGAGctccccgccgccgccgccaccggcgccgcccgcgccgcccgcgccgccggccGCGCCGTCCCCTCCGCCCGCCGCCgaccgcccgcgcccgccctcGCCCGGCGCGCTGCTGCGCGGTGCCTCCGCGCTCAAGCCGCCGCGCCCCGCCGCCGACCCGCAACCGGACCCGCGCTCTGATCTGCTCAAGGCTATAAGAGACGGTGAGTTACAACGACCGAATCTATCACACTCGCCGGGACCGCCCACCCACGTGGCCACGGCGGGTAACGCTGTGAATTTTCGGGATCTTTCTCATCCCCTAGCGGATGGGTTTAGCGCTCGGCGGGCTAGAACAACCAGTCCTGAACATTCACGAGCACAGCATATAGAAATCGCGGGAGATGGACGGCTGAGAACAACCAGAGGCTTAATAGTTTTGGTTAGGGTCTCTTATACAGACATATAGACACATCTCTTATTTTTATACATCTGTATATATATCAGACATTTTTATGGCTCCTGATTAGGGTACTTCACGAAATTGCTCTTTGGTTTTAATTAGACGTTTCAGAAATAGGCGGTTCAgaaatatcattaaatttaacGACTTTCAAAAGTCAGCTGTCTGCACATGGAAACTATGTGTTTGTACAACTGGCAGAATTGTACTAAAGAATTGTTGAAATGTTCCCAGGTATAAAGCTGCGCAAGGTAGACAAGCGCGGCGATGAGACGGTGGGGCGGTACGACACGCTGCGCGGCGCGCCCGTATTCCTGGACGTGGCGTCCATCCTGGCGCGCCGCGTGGCCGTCGAGCTCAGCGATAGCGCCAGCTCGGCCGGCGACTCCGACTCCGAGGACTCGGAACAGTGGACCACGGAGTCCCGCGCGTGACCCCGCGCCTcgccccgccgcgccgcccatcCCCCGCCCCACCCGTCGCCTCCGCCCCCGTTACCGCCGTCATCCCCGCCCCGGCTGGCGAGCGCGTCGCCATCACCATCAAACCCGAACGCACCAACAAAGTTGACAAGCCGACTGACTCCGAAAAACTCCCCCAGCCGCAAAAAATCGAGAACGCTCCTAAAGTCCAGAAACCCCCGCCACGAACCTCGTCTATTGACTCCAACAAAACCAAACTCGACGATCAATGCTACGTCAGGAATTCATCGTTCCTCAGCCGCGACATCCAAGCCCAGAAGTCCAAAGTAGAGCCAAACAATATTTCAAACAGTAAACCGGAGTCTCCGATCGTGAAGGACGCGTCCCCGCGGGCCAAGACGGATGCCGATTCGCCGCCGAGAAAGAGCATTCTGTCGCCACCGAAAAAGAAGAGTCCACCTGCCAAGAATGATGTCATGTCTCCTACTAAAACTGAAAGCACCTCCCCACCGAAGATGCGTCTTGTCTCGCCACCGAAAAAAGAATCTAACTCGCCGCCCGTAGCTACTTTCAAAATCAAGAAAAATGAAGAGATAGCTCCCGCATCCAAAATGAGTGTAAAAGAGCCGGGAATCATCAAAGAGCTGCCGTTGAAAATTGATAAATTATCGATAGCTGATAGCGGTACCGCTTTGGACAATGCTATTAATAAGAATGAAGACGCCAACGATCCGGGCGAAGCAGTTGGGAACGCAGGCGCGGCCAACAATGAGGAATCCAATGGAGTCGGAGACAAAATCAAAAAGTTCGAAAAGGCGGCAGAGGATGCCAGTGCGCTGCCCGGTCGCCAATCACGGCCGGGCTCCGTGCGCGGTCGCGGTCGCACCGAACGCCTCGGCTCCGACCCCAAAGAGGACCTACCTCCTCCCGCTACGCCTTTTAAAGATAACGTGCATTTCGAACTGGGCACTCTGGTACGGCAGCAGAGCGTTTCCAAAAATAGCCCGCCGAATCTGCCCAAATGGCCGCGTGAAAACCAACCTGCCGAGGTGAAAAAGCCAGAACCGCAGAAAATCATTAAGCCGGAATTCAAGCCGATGCCGTCACCAGTCGACGTCACGATCCGGTCGCCGAGCCTCGGCTCCAAGCTCCCCGACCAGTTCCCATCGCACGGCACCGCCTTCCGCAACGTGGCGTCGCCCGCGCCCGACGCTGCGCGCGCCTCGCACAAGTTCACAGAGGACCTCGCGTCCAACAACTTCAAGGTCTGCAAGGCGAAGCCCAAGGAGAAGTACTCGGTGAGCAAGGGTTCGAGCTACTTCACGCGCGGCTCCGAGGAGATCTGGCTCGTCAAGAAGAAGGACATCGAGGAGATCGAGGAGCGCGTGCTGGACTCGTTCCGACGCGCCGGCGGCAACGTGTGCGTGCGCAGCGACTCGCTGCGGCCCGCGTCGGACGGCGGCCACGCGCACGCGGGGCACTCACACGCCGGGCACGCCGGGCACGCGGGCCACGCGTCGCCCGCCTTCACGCACGCCACCATGGGCCGCAAGCGGCAGATGTACTCGCGCAGCGAGTCGCTGGACCCGCCGTgggccggcgcgcgcgcgcagacGCTCAAGCGGCAGACGTCGGTGGCGTGCACGTGCGGGCACGACAAGAAGacgcgcgccggcgccgccgccgccgccgccgccgccgtcgctgccgccgccggcgaggccgcgccgcgcccgcgctcgCGCTCGCACGGCGACGACAACAACCACCACCACGTGCTGGACAAGTACGAGACGCTCGTGTAGCATCACACCCGCTCGGACGTGGATCGGCCCTAGTCGCCCGCGGCCCGATCGTGATCTGGCTCGCCCGAGCGGTTGATGTTGACTTTAGACTGTATTCCGCCGCCCTGTTCCGTGCATGATATTGTGATAGCCGGTATTATTAGGAGCGATGATTGCCGCGAGTGACTCGCGGGTAGAGTTAGGTATCTTGGTGCAATGCATGAATCGTTCTTTGATCGcgatttatattatatttatattaattaacataATCAATGTGGTGTATCGAGTTGATATTACAGGGCTAGGCGGCGAGTTATCAACTAGTCTTATGATATGATTGTTCTTCTAGAAATTGAAGCAGAATTGAATAGCGGTGGTTCATGATTCGaaattaatatttcattgtaaaccaaatatgtatacataaagATTGTAAAGATTTTAGGATTGACGGAAAAGTAGTTAGaattagtattaaaaataactgtCGTCTTTGCTTACCTTTAACAACGTGGTAGTTCGCAGACCGGTCGTGCAAATGTATGGCTGTGTACACAGTAACTGCCGATGCTATTAACGTTAGCTCTTCAAAAATGTAGattgcaatttttgaaaaaaatatgcaGTCTAccgtctaacatttttttttcaactatttgttttatattatatccACGAAATTTTTTAACTACGAATTACTTCCGAAGTTTAGCATAATCCCAATTTTAAAATAGCCACATCATTAGCAGGGTCAAGATCCTTCTAACAAGAAAGGGTACCCAACTGTCCGACTccaatttgatttattttgatatatgttatagagtatagagtagtctaaaataacggacacgtatttttttttagctgcccaaactcaacctgtttggagaaaatgtccttcaaagtactgaaaattgaccaaaccttctaatttctgttgagatttgttcaagaaaaaaataactggtttcgttatatgttggagaaaataataaaagttcagttttttatataatagaTCGAACcgccaaatgtttttttttgggacCATGGATCGTGGATCAAGAAGTTTTCAagccaaaaaaataaccaaaggAAAGTGAGTGAAGCGACGAAAAGTTTGAAAGTTTGTttgacgtgtttttttatataaaatatgagtTTGTGGTGAAATGACAAAACACGCCTCCATTCTTTTTTCATGTTCTCCAACATATAACGAAACCAGttattaattatcaattttcttGAATAAATCTCTCAACAGAAATTAGAAGGTTTGGTCAATTTTCAGTACTTTGAAGGACATTTTCTCCAAACAGGATGAGCttgggcagctaaaaaaaaatacgtgtccgttattttagactactctataacatatatcaaaataaatgaaatcggAGTCGGACAGTTGGGTACCCTTCCTTGTAAGTATAAACGCTATCTATTAAATGACAAATAGAACCTCGACTTACTTACAAGTCAATTATGTACGATTAGTAATGTAGTAGTACTATAAACATATTGAAAGCGAAACTACCCCACCTGAgcacaatttaattataatggTGCTTTGCTCGTTAAAAACTTTGTAACATTTCACTTGGACCTCTTCAAATCTGTTTATATTAGCGGTTGTGAAATTACGTTTTGAGATTTATTTAGATTCTTAATTTACGAGTTATAAAGCTTTATCGAAACTAAAAGttttatgtttataatatttaggcAGGTGTTCTGCTCATATAATATCTTTGTCAAAGTATATGAAGGACTTAGTACATGAATCATTTGTAAATTGGTCAAAGCTATTATATGAGAAAAATGTCACCATTGCGCTGTCGCTAGTCTATGtatatgaatatttaaaaaatatgtaatcaaGAGATATATTCTATTTAGTATTTCGCATGATCAACTCTACGATACATTTTTTACTTTcatcttatatttattttggtgtctgttaggtaggtagataggtaTACATAATCTAAGATTCCATTTTAAAGTAACTATGTacgatttttgtattttcatataTGTGACCTGTATATGTAGTGCCAACTATATCAATTGTATATTTTGATCGACGATTTAAATCAGTTACTTCCATTTTATAATAACCTTTATTATATTCGTAGCACAACAAGTAAATAACAAGAATAGTGCAGCAAGTGAGCCAACCTGGGAGAATATAACGTTTTCGTACGTCCTTAGTAGTGGTCCTAGTATGGCCAGAGTGGACCCGCTGTAAACATTTCATTCCCGTTCGCATACGGGCAATGAATTATCGTGTATTTTATATAACAAAACGTAATGATCGAAAAGTAATTGAAAAGTAGCGTGTAAGcagttgtaaaaaaataaagcaggtaatgttttgtaaaataaaactgacctcaattatcaaaaaatataggGTGTTATTACTACTCACTAAGAAATATGCAGAGAATCTCAAGGATTTCTTCCTAAAATTCATAAAttctctttttttatatttctgcaAGCTTCTTTTATGtatagtacctaaataaaacaattcttaTTATCAGATTGTTAAATTATGCATTCCAAGTGTTTTGTTGCTTAGCATCCTTTTCATGCAATGCAACGTTTTGTAATCTTAATGTTAAAAGAGCAACGAATGTGTACCAAATTTTCTATGTAATATGAAGATAGTGTAACTAACTAAAATAGGTAGAGATTTTCAATTTTgcttaaattaggtatttatgatTTTTCTTATGACTTttgtagattattttttatcctGAACAGCACTTTCTTACATACATACCACCATTTAAAATCACTTCAACGTGGTTTAATTCATTTTCATCACAGATTTGTAAGATTCGGAGCAGCTTTGGTTCTTATGAATATAAGCGGTGTTTTCATAACATTTAGCCATTTTGTCGCACTTGATTATCTTTTTTAATTGTTGCAGTATAAAGGGTATGAGCAACGCTGTAGAGTAGATTAGTGTATTGTATGTACGATCAAGATGCGATCACGATTAGTAACTAAGCCATGTAAATTATAGtactaagaaaataaataaagcatgtTTTATATTCTGTAGATTACGTAAACGCCTCTTTATTTTGCCAAATACTGGCAAACGCTGATTAtttattagcattttttttcttaaatgtttataattttaagctGAAGAATTGTTGTAATCGCTGAAACAATGTCATTATCTctaataagaaaatattttataaattgtttatttgctAATAtgatttaagttaaattaatacaaatcgAGTTTTATTGTTTACCTTTTACCCTCACTCTAGGCTTTCTATAGGATTAAATAGATATTGTTTGTAGTATAGATGTTATGGAtaaatttcatgaaaaaaaccggccaccAGCGTAGCGTGTCGGACGGGCACACCCAGGATAGGGCTCTGTAGATGttgcgaaaaaatcaagtaatatatatttttttatagagaaactaagggttccgtttttgctattttggctacggaactccaAAAAAGGTTAGGACGATCCAGccacatcccactaatattataaaggtggaaagtttgtaagtctgtttgtttgtttgtgattgtgacctcatcacgtctaaaccgctgaaccaatgtagataaaattcggtatacagatagtttcgaGTCGCGGGGAAAGGATAattgtttttatcccagaaaattgcatagttctcgcagAACTAACTAAACCTAAGATGAAGATcgataaactaattctacgcggacTACAGCTATGCGCGCCGCTCACGTCATGTTATACCATATTTTATAACAGTGCAATGCAATATGACCCTAATGTCGTCCCCTAATGCACGTGTCGTTTTGATTTATGCATTGAAAGTACTTTATATGGTTTCATATATGTAATATAGAAGTAAAACAACATTGTGTTACTCAACTTAGCACCAAGGGGTCTCCAATGTTCAAATTTGAGGTTCAAATCATAATATGAGTATCATATCGTCGCCACTATTAAATACTATAAGCATGAGTGGGATGGCAGTATACGAGTATAAGGCAAAAGgacaagcagggctactacgaaactagaagttcgtatcgctctcgtagtaaatagtataagtgtcagaggaaccacacgacacgaacttcgagtgttcgagtttcgagtttcgtagtagccctaaaGTATAAGGCAAAAATGGTACAAAACAATGGATGTTGCCATACAAAAACAAGCGAAAGTGAAGCAAGCATAGACAAGttgtgtcattttttttttggtgcattcATTCCTTTCATCCCGAAAAGAAGTTTGTGTTTCTCATAGATGTGAGTGTGTATTTCTGTTACTTTACTTGCTACAAATGCCGATTTAATTTGTGCGAAGTGatttgtacaatatttttgaGAACACCTATAAGAAAAGGTTGGTGAAAGCGTTATTTAATCGTGTTGATGTTAAGGACGGCAAAATCGGTTTGCTTTTATAAcaatttcattgaaattctGGTATcgcaattcatcactccatagaagtcgttacgaaatttaacaaaatgacttCGGCACTTTATTTGGAGCATTACCTCGACAGTCTTCAGCATTTGCCGATAGAATTACAACGGAACTTCAAGCTTATGCGAGATCTCGATGATCGGGCGCACGGGTTAATGAGGACAATTGATCTTATGGCTGACGAACTATTGCCCAATATTCCGAAAATGGATGAGGAAGTTAAAAAAGACAAGGTTAACACCATTCAGGGTTTGTTCAACAAGGCTAAGGAATACGGCGATGACAAGGTACAGCTCGCAATTCAAACTTACGAGTTAGTGGACAAACACATACGGCGCCTTGACTCCGACCTTGCCCGCTTTGAGACGGAGATTCAAGAGAAAGTTATGAGTGCACGTGCGGCGCAGCAAGCCGCCGCCGACCAGGAACCGAACACCACCACTGTCAAGAAAGGTAGGAAGAAACACAAAGGCAGCGAGAAGGCCGCAGCCACGACAGGAAAGAAAAAACGTGTCGGAGCCTCAAGCGAGGATGACGCTGCAGCCACAGGCAGATCGGCGGCTAAAAAGAAAGCACAGCGAAAAGGTGCCACCACAACAGCAAATGCTGTCAAAGAGCAAGAAGAAAATGCTGACTTGGACTCTGTTGCTGGCATGGCGCATCCTAGTGATGTACTTGACATGCCTGTGGATCCTAATGAACCTACTTACTGTCTTTGCCACCAGGTGTCTTATGGAGAGATGATAGGATGTGACAATCCTGACTGTCCCATTGAATGGTTCCACTTTGCTTGCGTGGATCTTAAAATCAAACCCAAAGGCAAGTGGTACTGCCCTAAGTGTACTCAGGATAGGAAGAAGAAATGATCCACGGTTAAACCTACTATAAAACCCACAGATAAGACTGTTCCTGTAAAAAAAGAAGTTAAGTGATGACTTCACAATGTCTTTTAACCAAAATTTTATTTGAGTGTGATGTGAATGTCTGATGGTGTTAGTttagaaattaattatttgtaaaattttataatagtaatataaCAATAGTTGCAGTGTGGTAGCTGGCCTTAGTATTATTAAATCAACTTTTAGTAAGGATTCTAAGAGGTAGTGTTcattttctaaaatattttatctacataatGTCCTcatgtacttcataaagtacacataaattgtaagaataactgccgtATGTACTATGTGCAAATTTTTCAATGGtgagaaatttaaatttatcaagATTCTTTCCAAAATTACTATGTATGGTAAAAAAAGCAGGCCTTACGAGGATCGTAAGaaatataaatcaaaaataagaataactATTGTGAGTACTATATTATGGGATAAAAAATGTTAAGTGAATAAAGAACTTTAAATATGCAGAAGTAGTTTCCAAATTTACAAAACTGGCTAACTCCCGTCTGGGTTTTGGACTgggggttaaaataaatatcagttTTGGTCTGGAAAGTCatgatacatacataattatgatattatttatttttggtaaaaataagataggtatttaaatgataatatatTGTGACATTACAATTGTAGTGATATTATGTGTTGAGATTGACAATGCCATGTCTGCCATCATATGGTGAAATCGGTGAAACACATAAAACTGTCTAAAAAGAGTTACTTAATAAATCTTTAAATTATACattgattgaaataaattagACAGATTGTTAATAAATAAGCAAACCAAAGCTTCCTTTAAGCCTATGCCATGTCCACGATTTTTTACTTTCCTCTTgtcagaaataattaaaaataaataaataaactttggaAGGATTAAACATTGTGAATTCACCCTAACACAACTTGATctgcattttaattttaaattgtatggTAATAATTTGGTAAGACGTtacaaaacttattaaaatttataccaTTTCCTCGCATGATGGCAGCACTATATGTTACATGACATGATTGTCTACAAGTACTACAGTGATTCAACTTCTGTGGTGATGCACCTTTCTATGTGATTTAGCttgatttaagtttatttaccTTCAAATAATGACTGTCTTTATTACATAATGTAATGACTGATAATATTTTCTATTACTTAGAGAGTGGTATCATGTATTTGCAGAGTATTGCCTGTTCCCTAATATAAATAGCCACTTTTACATATTTAAGTGCAAATAAAAGTGGACATTTCTGTAACGGAACTGGCTAGGTACTAGTAAATCAACATAAAAAactggtacatttttttaagtttacatATCAAGGTTTACAGGATGCAGCCCTAGAACAAACAGATGTATTGGCAATGGAACCTTAGTGGTCCGATAGTAATAAACTGATTGGTTCGATGAGTTCTACAGGAAGTAAAGACACATGTCAAACGAATGTAAAAGACTCAAAAACGAACCTGCTGGGTAtggaacttgaaaaaaaaatttccaCCAGcacaaataggtacctaaaattCAGAATCTTATTAAAGTTTTGTATGACAAAGTTGGGAGATAGTGGAGGG is a window of Choristoneura fumiferana chromosome 23, NRCan_CFum_1, whole genome shotgun sequence DNA encoding:
- the Ing5 gene encoding inhibitor of growth protein 5: MTSALYLEHYLDSLQHLPIELQRNFKLMRDLDDRAHGLMRTIDLMADELLPNIPKMDEEVKKDKVNTIQGLFNKAKEYGDDKVQLAIQTYELVDKHIRRLDSDLARFETEIQEKVMSARAAQQAAADQEPNTTTVKKGRKKHKGSEKAAATTGKKKRVGASSEDDAAATGRSAAKKKAQRKGATTTANAVKEQEENADLDSVAGMAHPSDVLDMPVDPNEPTYCLCHQVSYGEMIGCDNPDCPIEWFHFACVDLKIKPKGKWYCPKCTQDRKKK